In the Podospora pseudocomata strain CBS 415.72m chromosome 5, whole genome shotgun sequence genome, one interval contains:
- the COQ9 gene encoding Ubiquinone biosynthesis protein coq9, mitochondrial (EggNog:ENOG503P1VM; COG:S) yields the protein MYVVGNILGKKHQTMASPAAVNCSGAARRILLLPTTTTRPATRSFPGRLSAVTSRTITTLPSTPRTKSKSTPKTQPPTTPPPQPLQTRRTYHSTTHPPPPSPFTQAETTLLTTALTSHIPPHGFTLPSLTLAARDLSLLDISPSFLGPSPVARLIHFHLYTTRTTLPSLASQHSDLLSGLSVSEKIELLTWLRLKQNEPIIQHWQQALAVMAQPSQVPVAVRELAMLADEIYYLAGDKSVDLSWYTKRAALSGIYAAAELFMTTDKSEGFQETRRFLRRRLQEAEELGGAVRNVGEWVGFTASAGVNVLRSKGVRI from the exons ATGTACGTCGTTGGGAATATCTTG GGAAAAAAGCACCAAACAATGGCCTCCCCGGCAGCCGTCAACTGCTCCGGCGCAGCCCggcgcatcctcctcctccccaccaccaccacccggccGGCCACCCGATCCTTCCCCGGAAGACTCTCCGCCGTCACCTCCcgaaccatcaccaccctcccctcgaCTCCCCGAACCAAATCCAAATCAACCCCAaaaacccaaccaccaacaacaccaccaccgcaacccctccaaacaagaagaacctaccactccaccacccacccccctccccccagcccctTCACCCAAGCcgaaacaaccctcctcaccaccgccctaACCTCCCACATCCCCCCCCACGggttcaccctcccctccctcaccctcgccgcccgcgacctctccctcctcgacatctccccctccttcctcggcccctcccccgtcgcCCGCCTGATTCACTTCCACCTCTACACCAcccgcaccaccctcccctccctcgccagcCAGCACAGCGACCTCCTCTCCGGCCTCTCCGTCTCGGAAAAAATCGAACTCCTCACTTGGCTGCGCCTAAAGCAAAACGAACCCATCATCCAGCACTGGCAGCAGGCCCTCGCAGTCATGGCCCAGCCCTCCCAGGTCCCCGTCGCCGTCAGGGAGCTCGCCATGCTGGCAGATGAGATCTACTATCTTGCCGGGGATAAAAGTGTTGATCTGAGCTGGTACACCAAGCGGGCGGCCCTCAGTGGTATCTATGCCGCGGCTGAGTTGTTCATGACGACGGACAAGAGCGAGGGGTTCCAGGAGACGAGGCGGTTCCTCAGGAGGAGGCTTCaagaggccgaggagctgggcggGGCGGTTAGGAATGTCGGGGAGTGGGTTGGCTTCACGGCGAGCGCGGGGGTCAATGTGTTGAGGAGCAAGGGGGTTAGGATATag
- the GBP2_2 gene encoding g-strand binding protein (EggNog:ENOG503NW7K; COG:A) — protein MDRIVRPNLASVLLEEVPAVVSVALLALAVVLRTEEDLTPAWEVELQEAGPQVLPFNIGWQDLKDLFRQSARTGGVIRADVHLGPDGRPKGSGIVVFESPDDARNAIQQFNGYDWQGRVIEVREDRFANAGMGAGGYGGRGGFGGRGGFGGGFGGRGGFGSRGGFGGGGYGRGGYGGGPGGGPGGPSFGGPPGGDASVPPNPFTDNATAGTEKNEIIYVRNLPWSTSNDDLVELFSTIGKVEQAEIQYEPSGRSRGSGVVRFDNADTAETAINKFQGYQYGGRPLGLSYVKYLNQGGGDAMDTDHGGLTQDQIM, from the exons ATGGATAGGATCGTGAGGCCGAACCTCGCTTCGGTCCTCctggaggaggtgcccgCGGTGGTTTCGGTGGCCCTGTTGGccctggcggtggtgctccGTACGGAGGAGGATTTAACCCCGGCATGGGAGGTGGAGCTCCAGGAGGCGGGCCCCCAGGTG CTGCCGTTCAACATTGGTTGGCAAGACCTGAAGGATCTGTTCCGGCAGTCCG CACGAACTGGTGGGGTTATTCGCGCCGATGTTCATCTCGGCCCCGACGGTCGCCCCAAGGGTTCTGGTATCGTTGTATTCGAGTCCCCCGACGATGCGAGAAACGCTATTCAGCAATTCAACGGCTATGACTGGCAAGGTCGCGTAATTGAGGTTAGGGAGGACCGTTTCGCCAATGCTGGTATGGGTGCTGGCGGTTACGGTGGCCGCGGTGGCTTCGGCGGTCGCGGTGGCTTCGGCGGTGGTTTCGGCGGCCGTGGAGGCTTCGGCAGTCGCGGTGGtttcggtggcggcggttATGGTCGTGGAGGCTATGGCGGCGGtcctggtggtggtcctggCGGCCCCAGCTTCGGTGGTCCTCCAGGCGGCGATGCCTCTGTCCCTCCGAACCCTTTTACTGACAATGCCACCGCCGGCACTGAGAAGAACGAGATTATCTACGTTCGCAAC CTTCCTTGGTCTACGAGCAATGACGATCTCGTTGAGTTGTTCTCGACTATCGGCAAGGTCGAGCAGGCCGAGATCCAGTACGAGCCTAGTGGCCGCTCGCGTGGCAGCGGTGTTGTTCGCTTCGACAATGCCGACACCGCCGaaaccgccatcaacaagTTTCAAGGATATCAGTACGGCGGCCGGCCTCTGGGTCTGAGCTACGTCAAGTACTTGAaccagggtggtggtgacgccATGGACACCGACCATGGTGGATTGACTCAGGACCAGATCATGTAA
- a CDS encoding hypothetical protein (EggNog:ENOG503P4CN; COG:S), with protein MSKHLSQDEFFTALTALFTTQKQSQKGTILLTQKRYSYDESAKETLSEQEHEETLTTTTLPQAPILIRASNSKPKEARNEGKKVKLSTIVQPDDLDSFYARYADVCKAGMSGLKPRDRTKRKAKEKARRKMKTQA; from the exons atgAGCAAACACCTATCCCAAGACGAG TTCTTCACCGCCCTCACAGCCCTCTTCACAACCCAAAAACAATCCCAAAAGggcaccatcctcctcacccaaaaACGCT ACTCCTACGACGAATCAGCAAAAGAAACCCTATCAGAACAAGAACATGAAgaaaccctcaccaccaccaccctcccccaagccCCAATCCTAATCCGCGCCTCCAACTCCAAGCCAAAAGAGGCCCGCAACGAGGGCAAAAAAGTCAAGCTCTCCACCATCGTCCAGCCCGACGACCTCGACTCCTTCTACGCCCGGTACGCCGACGTCTGCAAGGCGGGCATGAGCGGGCTCAAGCCGAGGGACAGGACCAAgcgcaaggccaaggagaaggcgaggaggaagatgaagactCAGGCATAG
- a CDS encoding hypothetical protein (EggNog:ENOG503NYJE; COG:K), which yields MANAPELRPGDEGFDGFRMRLPEDCVEYMLFIIGEKSDNDLPSLEAVKRAADKKLTELAKDYIWQREPFKLETNIQKGSGLSYLHGTTHYGDNVEDEWLIVYLLREFTKSFPNLWVRVSDSDGEFLLIEAAKALPKWLSPENDTNRVWIHQGKLLIIPLDNTQPNKNLTLTSAISTITSRPSSLLHSPFIEAESFYRLEKYPSAISSTTHHALVTIPRKLAYILHSRPQSIAPAIEAFYLRDPVSLKPLLFPSITTPLLFPPKDLITISIRFTKVLYAQLKSQHFPPPPLAWKSLFHAAEFEAATNPTADSAQKKLASLELGMKLTAGFELLCAGDKAETHPNRVVREVALLLGDLAEDGEENILPSDEQIEKEWKDTEREDDDSWMDIDYTQLEKELAGSGSGGVKAEKIKGGKGGFGDAGTQADLQKIVERFEAFLNNEDAGVDGVVLGDEDEDDDEMDVDDDDDESDEDEDWEDEDKEVGFDEEQFQRMMREMMGLPGDDGKSSGAPPASATTQDKGKQKAVVVEEVDSENDEDDEGDEAEEIQKMMQQFESELKGLGALSLDPKATATERRIKDVGSSSKEQEISENEEEEVDIDYNLAKNLLESFKSQAGMAGPAGNLLGLMGVTLPRDEEGDSDEEEDTTTTAPITGKGKEKA from the exons ATGGCCAACGCCCCAGAGCTGCGTCCTGGAGACGAAGGGTTCGATGGTTTTCGTATGAGGCTGCCCGAGGACTGTGTCGAGTACATGCTATTCATCATTGGCGAAAAGTCAGACAATGATCTCCCCAGCTTGGAAGCCGTTAAGAGGGCCGCTGATAAAAAGCTGACGGAGCTGGCAAAGGACTACATATGGCAGCGAGAACCCTTCAAGCTTGAGACAAATATCCAGAAAG GTTCCGGACTGTCCTATCTCCATGGAACAACCCACTACGGCGACAATGTGGAAGACGAGTGGCTCATTGTCTACCTCCTCCGGGAGTTCACCAAATCCTTCCCCAACCTTTGGGTCCGTGTCTCTGACAGCGATGGCGAGTTTCTCCTAATCGAAGCAGCCAAAGCCTTGCCCAAGTGGCTCAGTCCAGAAAACGACACCAACCGAGTGTGGATTCACCAAGGCAAACTCCTTATCATCCCCCTAGACAACACACAGCCCAACAAGAACCTCACCCTGACATCCGCCATCTCAACCATTACATCCAGGccctcatccctcctccactcccccTTCATCGAAGCCGAATCCTTCTACCGCCTCGAGAAATACCCCTCAGCcatttcctccaccacccaccatgcCCTCGTCACCATCCCAAGAAAACTAGCCTACATCCTCCACTCCCGTCCCCAATCCATCGCCCCCGCCATCGAAGCCTTCTACCTCCGAgaccccgtctccctcaaaCCCCTATTATTCCCCTCAATAACCACCCCCTTACTATTCCCCCCAAAagacctcatcaccatctccatccgcTTTACCAAAGTCCTCTACGCCCAGCTCAAATCCCAGCACTttccccccccacctctaGCATGGAAGTCGTTATTTCACGCCGCCGAGTTCGAAGCCGCCACGAACCCCACCGCCGACTCTGCACAAAAGAAGCTTGCGAGTTTAGAGCTGGGGATGAAGCTCACTGCGGGATTTGAGCTGCTGTGTGCCGGTGACAAGGCAGAGACTCACCCTAATAGAGTCGTTCGGGAGGTGGCGTTGCTACTGGGGGATCTTgccgaggatggggaggaaaaCATCCTGCCGTCTGATGAGCAGATTGAAAAGGAGTGGAAGGATACCGAaagggaagatgatgatagCTGGATGGATATCGATTACACTCAGCTTGAGAAGGAGCTCGCTGGCTCTGGAAGCGGCGGCGTCAAGGCCGAGAAAATAAAGGGAGGTAAGGGGGGCTTTGGCGACGCCGGCACTCAGGCGGATCTCCAGAAGATAGTGGAGAGGTTTGAGGCGTTTTTGAACAACGAGGATGCGGgtgtggatggggttgtgttgggggatgaggatgaggatgatgatgagatggatgtggatgatgatgatgacgagagcgacgaggatgaggactgggaggatgaagatAAGGAAGTCGGTTTTGATGAGGAGCAGTTccagaggatgatgagggagatgatggggttgcctggtgatgatgggaaatcATCGGGTGCACCGccagcatcagcaacaacacaagACAAGGGGAAACAAAAagcggttgttgttgaagaagtggACTCAGAAAatgacgaagatgatgagggtgacgAGGCGGAAGAGATCCAAAAGATGATGCAGCAGTTTGAGAGCGAGCTCAAGGGGCTGGGGGCACTGAGCTTGGACCCCAAAGCAACAGCCACAGAAAGAAGGATCAAAGATGTTGGAAGCTCAAGCAAAGAGCAAGAGATCAGCGAaaacgaggaagaggaggtagaTATTGACTACAACCTCGCCAAAAACCTCCTCGAGAGTTTCAAGTCCCAAGCTGGTATGGCAGGCCCAGCAGGGAAtctgttggggttgatgggggttACCTTACCCcgagacgaggagggcgattctgacgaggaagaagacaccaccactaccgcaCCCATTACAGGCAAGGGTAAGGAAAAAGCATGA
- the GBP2_1 gene encoding g-strand binding protein (EggNog:ENOG503NW7K; COG:A), whose protein sequence is MTGQGASAGGSGQGYNNNGAPHRSFEDRAVHRENVMNNIRESSQQDRRVYVGNLSYDVKWHHLKDFMRQAGEVLYADVLLLPNGMSKVGFHK, encoded by the exons ATGACTGGACAGGGCGCATCCGCTGGAGGATCAGGACAAGGATACAACAATAACGGAGCTCCTCATAGATCGTTCGAAGATCGTGCCGTTCACCGCGAAAACGTCATGAATAACATTCGAGAGTCGTCGCAGCAGGACCGCCGCGTCTATGTCGGCAACCTGTCTTACGACGTCAAGTGGCACCACCTCAAGGATTTTATGAGGCAGG CCGGTGAGGTTCTCTATGCCGACGTATTGCTTCTTCCCAATGGAATGTCGAAGGTGGGCTTTCACAAGTGA
- the smc6 gene encoding Structural maintenance of chromosomes protein 6 (EggNog:ENOG503NXHE; COG:L; BUSCO:EOG092608RH), with translation MPSRTINNLGAESSRKRHHRGEDDESEEPVRPCSHLNGESRKRARLSDVRDETRANNPDDEAEYQGAASPDTPPRTQYELMRDNGFEHLRTEAADDQKATQRLRMRPNRLGENVVAENGILEQVICINFMCHTRLNCELGPLLNFVVGENGSGKSAVLTAITLCLGGKASSTNRGGSLKSFVKEGEDKAILTVKIKNQGPDAYQHDIYGDSITVERWFNKTGGSGFNLKTATGSIHSKKKEEVDQIVEYYALQVDNPLNVLSQDNARQFLNASSKAQKYKFFIEGVQLQQLDNDYKLTAEYVSQIDTKIPDQEQKIELLKVQRANAERLLETLEGERSLRDKINTMRLKLAWSRVDTCEKRLAQKEANLAEISTKLISAEEKFGLKSRALEQADQEVETTKAKLERAKEEEPELQAKVEEAKAHKEAMVADLMKVQAEEREAHQNWKAMTDQVKDFERKIAQEERSLQEAHGGLQTLKMKERDEARARVQELEQKIDDNKQLVPRIKSQMSDSARALNPIKERVTKKQEEIHNLKKEIEKTQAQIGVPLAAYHKNMPRLLKAIDGDKRFQQKPIGPLGTVVHLHKPEWGAILESYFGNNLNGFVVFSKADMNVLADLMRRCDIDSNRNPIFVGQRNALNLAGKEPDADFDTILRVLKIDNQAVRDTLVINHAIEQVLLIHKRTTAQSVMMDGMAPPRNVKRCITFHDSKNEGLSIEMKPSGISTSPVRIGTQPKRLKTESASQMAFLKESLSKLESELQALRVEYKRVQDENSHHKTALAKAEKEGAVLAQQLRETELELAEIEVALDEWDGSDARLQSLREQLAQALEQKAHHGQQVTGLIVAKDQKNVLAEEAYKALKAQKLQLKDCEASVNKAEEKAKSAEAHRHIVLREKLDSEDAYKQLKAEQKEAEESIGREKDRIAEREAEAIQVCPERVHLLDGETEKSVNTQYFALRARYDKMTSRRQLNEQEVIEQAEKVRKKYDEAVNGLISMVESSERLKHSLSLRLDKWRKFQRYISAQSRVNFIYLLSERGYRGRLLLDHKRRLLDVHVEPDHTEKRASGRSTKTLSGGEKSFSSICMLLAIWEAMGSPLRCLDEFDVFMDNVNRAVSQNMLVAAARRSVNRQYIFITPNAIDPKIIAEKDVKLIRLVDPRQQRLTSMQTIS, from the exons ATGCCGTCGAGGACAATCAATAACCTCGGCGCAGAGTCCTCGCGGAAGCGACACCACCGCGGCGAAGATGACGAGTCAGAAGAGCCTGTACGGCCTTGTTCGCATTTAAATGGTGAATCT CGAAAACGTGCCCGGCTTTCCGATGTGCGCGATGAAACGCGTGCAAACAACCCCGATGACGAAGCCGAGTATCAAGGAGCTGCCTCGCCCGACACCCCACCAAGAACTCAGTATGAGTTAATGCGCGATAATGGGTTCGAGCATTTGCGAACTGAGGCTGCCGATGACCAGAAGGCGACCCAGCGGCTACGGATGCGACCAAACCGTCTAGGAGAAAATGTGGTCGCAGAAAATGGCATTCTTGAGCAAGTCATATGCATCAACTTTATGTGTCACACGAGACTGAACTGCGAGCTTGGGCCCCTTCTCAACTTTGTTGTGGGCGAGAATGGCAGCGGAAAGAGCGCTGTTTTGACAGCAATCACCCTCTGCCTTGGTGGAAAGGCAAGCTCGACGAACCGCGGTGGTAGCCTGAAAAGTTTTgtcaaagaaggagaggataAGGCTATTTTGActgtcaagatcaagaaccAGGGGCCTGATGCTTATCAGCACGATATTTACGGCGATTCCATCACCGTGGAGCGTTGGTTCAACAAAACTGGCGGGAGCGGCTTCAACCTGAAAACAGCCACCGGCTCTATTCactcgaagaagaaggaagaggttgaccaAATCGTGGAGTACTACGCCCTGCAGGTCGACAATCCACTGAACGTTCTATCTCAAGACAACGCCCGGCAATTCCTCAACGCCTCAAGCAAGGCGCAGAAGTACAAGTTCTTCATCGAGGGCGTCCAGCTACAGCAATTGGATAACGACTACAAGCTGACTGCTGAATATGTGAGCCAAATAGACACCAAGATACCAGATCAAGAACAGAAAATCGAGCTTCTCAAAGTGCAACGGGCAAACGCAGAACGCTTATTGGAGACTCTGGAGGGCGAGCGGTCATTACGCGACAAAATCAACACAATGCGCTTAAAGTTGGCCTGGTCACGTGTCGATACCTGTGAAAAAAGACTGGCGCAAAAGGAGGCGAATCTCGCCGAGATCTCCACCAAGTTGATTTCGGCTGAAGAAAAGTTCGGCTTGAAAAGTCGAGCGTTGGAGCAGGCGGATCAAGAGGTGGAAACCACCAAGGCGAAGCTCGAGAGGgcgaaggaagaggagccagAGCTGCAGGCCAAAGTTGAAGAGGCGAAGGCTCATAAGGAGGCCATGGTAGCAGACCTCATGAAGGTCCAGGCCGAGGAGCGAGAGGCTCACCAAAACTGGAAAGCCATGACTGACCAGGTCAAGGATTTCGAGAGAAAGATTGCGCAGGAAGAGAGGAGTCTGCAGGAGGCACACGGTGGTCTCCAAACcctgaagatgaaggagcgCGACGAGGCTCGGGCCAGGGTCCAGGAGCTCGAACAAAAAATCGATGACAACAAACAGCTCGTTCCTCGGATCAAGAGCCAGATGAGTGATTCGGCAAGGGCTCTGAACCCCATCAAGGAGCGGGTTaccaagaagcaggaggagatccACAATCTCAAAAAGGAGATTGAGAAAACCCAGGCACAAATCGGTGTGCCGCTTGCTGCTTACCACAAGAATATGCCGAGGCTGTTAAAGGCCATTGACGGCGACAAGAGGTTCCAGCAGAAACCCATCGGCCCGCTGGGCACCGTCGTGCATCTTCATAAACCGGAATGGGGAGCGATTTTGGAGTCTTATTTtggcaacaacctcaacggcTTTGTCGTGTTCAGCAAAGCCGACATGAATGTTCTTGCAGACTTGATGAGGCGATGCGACATCGACAGCAACCGCAATCCCATCTTCGTGGGCCAGCGAAATGCCCTCAATCTGGCGGGAAAAGAGCCAGATGCGGACTTCGACACCATCCTGAGAGTACTCAAGATTGACAACCAAGCTGTTCGGGATACACTTGTTATCAACCACGCGATCGAGCAAGTGCTCTTGATTCATAAGCGCACAACGGCtcagagcgtgatgatggatggaatgGCACCGCCCCGCAATGTCAAGAGATGCATCACATTCCACGATTCCAAGAACGAGGGGCTAAGCATTGAAATGAAGCCGAGCGGCATATCAACAAGTCCGGTCAGGATTGGGACTCAGCCCAAGCGCCTGAAGACGGAATCTGCCTCTCAGATGGCCTTCTTGAAGGAGTCCCTGTCAAAATTGGAGTCGGAACTCCAAGCTCTCCGAGTTGAATACAAACGTGTCCAGGATGAAAACTCCCACCACAAGACAGCCCTTGCCAAAGCGGAGAAAGAGGGGGCCGTTCTCGCACAGCAGCTGCGAGAGACCGAACTAGAGCTTGCGGAGATCGAAGTAGCTTTGGACGAGTGGGATGGGTCTGACGCCCGACTTCAAAGTCTGCGTGAGCAGCTGGCTCAAGCACTGGAGCAGAAAGCTCACCACGGTCAACAGGTGACTGGGCTTATTGTGGCCAAAGACCAGAAAAACGTacttgccgaggaggcttACAAGGCACTCAAAGCTCAGAAGCTGCAGCTCAAGGACTGTGAAGCCAGTGTGAATAAGGCAGAGGAAAAGGCCAAGTCTGCGGAGGCGCACCGGCATATTGTGCTTCGAGAAAAGCTCGACAGTGAAGACGCGTATAAGCAACTGAAGGCAGAACAAAAGGAAGCGGAAGAAAGTATTGGGAGGGAAAAGGATAGGATCGCGGAGAGAGAGGCGGAGGCCATTCAAGTGTGCCCAGAACGCGTGCATTTGCTAGACGGCGAGACGGAGAAGTCCGTCAATACACAGTACTTTGCTCTGCGGGCTCGATACGACAAAATGACCAGCAGACGCCAGTTGAACGAGCAGGAAGTTATTGAGCAAGCCGAAAAGGTTCGGAAGAAGTACGACGAAGCAGTTAATGGCCTCATCTCGATGGTGGAGTCAAGCGAACGTCTCAAGCATTCGTTGAGCCTACGTTTGGACAAGTGGCGCAAGTTCCAGCGGTACATCTCCGCCCAGTCGCGTGTGAACTTCATATATCTCCTCAGCGAACGCGGGTACCGagggaggctgctgctggatcATAAGCGCAGGCTCCTGGATGTTCATGTGGAGCCCGACCACACCGAGAAACGTGCCAGTGGACGGAGTACCAAGACGTTATCCGGCGGAGAGAAATCCTTTTCTTCGATTTGTATGCTGTTGGCCATCTGGGAAGCCATGGGTTCGCCGCTGCGGTGCTTGGATGAGTTTGATGTGTTTATGGACAATGTGAACCGGGCTGTTAGCCAAAATATGCTG GTTGCCGCTGCTCGAAGGTCGGTCAACCGGCAATACATCTTCATCACACCCAACGCTATCGACCCAAAGATCATCGCTGAAAAAGACGTAAAACTTATTCGACTCGTTGATCCACGCCAACAACGACTCACCAGCATGCAAACAATATCATGA